A genomic stretch from Lathyrus oleraceus cultivar Zhongwan6 chromosome 2, CAAS_Psat_ZW6_1.0, whole genome shotgun sequence includes:
- the LOC127120185 gene encoding DEAD-box ATP-dependent RNA helicase 31: protein MHLVAPLDKHFPLLYVILKEHIADDVDYKVLVFCTTAMVTRLVADLLGELNLNVREIHSRKPQSYRTRVSDEFRKSKGLILVTSDVSARGVDYPDVTLVVQVGLPADREQYIHRLGRTGRRGKEGQGILLLAPWEEFFLATAKDLPIGKAPVPSVDPDTKKKVERALSNVEMKNKEAAYQAWLGYYNSNKKVGKDKYRLVELANEFSRCMGLDSPPAIPKLVLGKMGLKNIPGLRSK, encoded by the exons ATGCATTTAGTTGCACCATTAGACAAGCATTTCCCTTTACTCTATGTTATTCTGAAGGAGCACATTGCAGATGATGTTGACTACAAG GTTCTTGTTTTCTGCACAACCGCTATGGTCACAAGACTTGTTGCTGATCTCCTTGGGGAGTTGAACTTGAATGTGAGAGAAATCCATTCAAGAAAGCCTCAGAGTTATAGAACCAGAGTTTCTGATGAATTCCGGAAGTCAAAGGGTCTCATCTTGGTTACTTCGGATGTATCTGCACGTGGAGTTGATTATCCAGATGTTACTCTTGTTGTACAG GTTGGTCTACCGGCTGATAGAGAACAATATATACATCGACTAGGTAGAACGGGGCGAAGAGGAAAAGAAGGGCAGGGCATACTGCTACTAGCTCCTTGGGAAGAGTTCTTTTTAGCTACTGCAAAAGATTTACCTATTGGGAAAGCTCCGGTCCCTTCAGTTGATCCTGACACTAAGAAAAAG GTGGAAAGGGCTCTATCCAATGTGGAGATGAAAAATAAAGAAGCAGCATATCAGGCATGGCTTGGTTACTACAACTCTAACAAGAAAGTGGGGAAAGATAAGTATAGGTTAGTGGAGCTTGCAAATGAGTTCAGTCGATGCATGGGGCTTGATAGCCCTCCAGCTATTCCTAAGCTTGTCCTTGGCAAGATGGGTCTTAAAAATATCCCTGGTTTACGTTCCAAATAG